The following nucleotide sequence is from Stanieria sp. NIES-3757.
GAGCAGTCGCCATAAAGGCCCGATTTTTAGCTTCGGTACTCCTAGCAGTAGGATAATCCGAGCCATAGACGGTTGTACTCTCAGAATTATTAACAGTTATTTCATTAGAGAGCAAATCTTCTGTGCCTTCTTCAGCCAATTCAGCTAGGGTTTCAATTTCTCTAGGTGTTAATTCTCGATTCATTTCTTATTCGCCGTTGCTGGAGTAGGGGAAGTAGTAAACTTGCCCGTGCCTTCGATAGCTGCCATCGTGTCGCTGAGGAATGTTTTAACCCTCTGTCTTGCTAGTAGGGGTAACTGAGCCATCACTCGAGCAAAGGGCTGCTTTTTACGGTCGATAAAATCAATATCGGTACGACGTAACCCGGGAAAATCGATTTCGAGGAATTGATATTTGGATTTTAATTCCAAAAAGCGATCGCTATTGGTAATGTCCGACCAATCTAGTTTTAAACCTTGATTGCGGACTAAAATATGGGGCAGCTTTCCTTTATATGTCTGCAAAGAATCTTCCAGTAAATCTAGAGAAATATCACTCCCATTAGAAAGGAAGAACTTACAAAAGCTGACTCCACTTTCTTTGATAAAATCCTCATCTAATAAGTTATTGCCCTCAATCCAAAACTTAACTTGTTGGTGAACTTTACCTGGAAGATTGACAATTACATCTTCTTTCATTGCCAGATCGATAATTTTGTCAACCTCTCCTGCGGTTTGGGAATACATCACCGTAGCCTCATCAGAAGCGACAAACTGAATATCTTTGATGCCGTTATAGATTTGAGCCACATCTGGTTTGGGATCGGTATCGATTAACTTATAAGCAATCTTTTTTTGTTCTAAAAAGTGAAGTAAACAGCGACAAAAAAGACTCTTGCCTACTCCTCCTTTTTCACCATCTATTAAATATATAGTTGCCATAATTTTGAACTAATTAATATTAATTGAAATTAATTGAATTAAAGTTTAATTTTGAAGAGCCTGTCGGCTTGATGTGTGTGAAAAATTGCTAAATCAAAGGAGATTTAATTCATGGCCAGACACACATCTCAATCTTTAATGCAGAAAATTTTTGCCGATGCTGACGAACGCAGAGCTAAAGCTATTTACTATGTAGCTAAAGAAGTATCCGGTCGCGCTTTATCTAGAGTTCATAAGGAAAAAGGTAAAAAGTTCAACTGGGATGCTTTTAGTAAAGGATTCGAGCAAAGTTACGGTAAATATTCTGCCGATGAGTTACTGGCTGAAATCCTAGAGAATGTCTATTGGCTCACTAGCGAAGCTGAAGTTATGGAGCTTTATTTTCGCTATATGAGAGACATTGATAAAGCTAGTGGCAAACAAAAAGAATCAGAAAGTGACGATTTAGATTTTAGCTAAATATCAATAGCTAATTATACGATTTATTACATTTATCTAAAGACCTTAATCGGTCTTTTTTTTACTATTGAATTTCAGCTAATAACCCACCACAAACAGCAACTACTACTGCTTGAGTGCGATTTTTTAAACCTAACTTTTTAACAATACCACAGATATAGTTGCGTACTGTATGAGAACTAATACACATTGTTTGACCAATTTCCTGATAATCTTTACCAGTTATTAAATGCTTCAATGCTGTTAATTCTTTTGGCGCAAGAGAATCCAATCCCAAAGATGAAACTGGCATTAACAGATTATTTGATAATAGATGGCTTGTTAAGGGGTGAACGTAAATACTCCCTTCAAATGTACTAGCTATGGCTAAAAGTAATTTGGAAATATCTCCATCTTCAAAGTAGTAACTTGCTGAAATTGAATAAACTTTGAGAATAGTTTCGCGGTCTATCTTTTGTCCACAAACGATTAATTGAGCTTTAGGTGACTGTTCGATGAGTTGTTCGTAGAGCTTGAAATTACTACTGACTAAAATTTCTAAATCCAAAATAATTATATTTGGCTGATATCTTTGTGCCAGCCTCAATCCCTTAAATGAATCGGCACAATCATAAATAGTTAGAGATTCTTGCTTTGCTAATATTTTACAAAGACCTAATCTTTGAAAAGGATCTTTTTTAATTAGCAAAACTGTGGCTGATGGTAGTTTAAATTCATAAGCGATCGCTTGATGGTTTTTAGTCTTATTCATAATTAACAATTACCGACTATTAATTACTCAATTATTTTTAGCTAGCAAAACTAATTTTATTTGTTAATAAATGTTGTTATTAACTCGATTAATACTAATCATAAAGCGTAAATTTATTGCCGTCTATTCCCAAAATATATAGTACAAAATGATGATATAAATTAGTCGATCGCGATTTCAGTTCAGGACAGAGTTAAAATTGTTTCCCCTGAAGAAATTACTTCCCTAGCAGATAAGCTCAAACAAAGAAAAGCTCGACGACAAACTCATACGTAATCTCTTCACGAAGTTAGGTAATTAATCTTGCTGATAACTCAACCAAAAATTTAGTTGAGCTTTATTTTGATAAGACTCTAACGAGTCAAAAAGGGTGAATGTTTACTCATCCTTAAAAATTATGCGACCGGGACAAGTACTTAAAACTATCAAAACTAGACCCCAAGATTGGAAAATTCAATTCCAAAATAGTGCGGGAATCGTGTTTGCCTATCACGACTATCGATTTGCCCGATTATCCAACCGACTCGGCGGTAAGATAATGCTTAAAAACAAACAACAAAAAATCGATATGGAATGGGAGGCAGACGATCCTGTAGCTTCTCAACTATATATAAGCTTGGTATCCAAACTGATCCTAGAAAATTAAAGTAACTACCAAAATAGAGAACTATTTTCTCAGAAATAGAAAATAATTCTCTATTTTTTTTTCCGAATAGCAAGTGCAGTGAATATTTTTATTTATACCTCAAAGCATCTCTAGCCAAAGATAATAAATCTGTTTTTTGCTGGCATTATTATGACACTGTTGATAGCTTAGTTAACACTCAATTTTTTTTCTATATTCAACTCAATTGAAGTTTCTGGCAAACTCAAATAAGTTGAAGTATATCGAGCAAAGTCCACAAATAAACCCCAAGCATCGGCAAATCTTAATGGTAGTTGCTGCTGTTTAAATCTATTGGAGCTAATTTTACTTAAATTCAACTCCAACTGAAGCTCTCGTTCTAATTCCTCTGTCGAACTAAGCTCTACATTTTCTGAATATTTAACCGATAAGTAATCGTTTAACTCTTGTCGGAAAAACCCCGACGTACCGCCCGTATAAATTAACCTATCTAATTGCCTTTGAGTGGGAATAACTTCCTCTAACCAACCTTCCAGTAATTGCCAATATTCTATTTTTGAATTATTTATCGCAGTTTCAATCCTGGCTTTTTCAACTTCGGCCCTCTGTTTATCTCTCGACTTCACTAACTCTTCTACTACAATCTTGGTTATCAATCTCTCTTCACCCAATGCAGTTTTGTGGTTAATAATATTCTCCCTGCAAGTATAAATAGCAGATTGAATATCTTCTCTAGTTAACCCAGATGTTTTCTTAATAATGCGGTCGCTAAAATTGTAAAAGCCTAAACTAGTCGTTTCGCTACTGTCAAAACTGAGAATACCATTCTTAAACAGCAATAAACTGGTATTGCGATAACCAAACATCAATACGGCAAAAGTTTGAGCTTGAACTGATTCGAGGGAGCAAATTTTGAGCAGATGAGAGGCAATACCGTATCCTTCTGGTTGACATCGATATCTCTGCAAATCCACGCCCACGGTCTTTCCCTGAAACTTAAACTCTCTTATCGCTTCGGCTAATTCTTTTTCTAACTCACTATTATTACTAGATTCACCCAATGGTAGTAGTAGGGCTAAATCTAATTTTATTTGCTCGGATAAGTTTTCTTTTACTGCGATCGCGCCCACAACTGAGAGAATTTTAGGTACGATTGATTCGTATTTTAACGATTTGATACTGGTTGAGGCGCGGTACTCCCGTGCCAATCTCCCTACTAAATAACAAGAGTTCCCTTTTGTTTGTAACCAGGCATTATGTTCGGGCTTACCAAAGCCTGAAGTTTGTTGCAGATTCTCAACTACATTTACATCTAGTTTTAATAGTTGTGCATCCATAGTTAACTGCTTTGGCTGTCCATTTCTGCCAACTCGATATAGTACCTTAGTCAAACTCGTACCGTGGTCGCAGACTATAGTTAATTTTGAGGCTCGTTTATTCATGTTTTTTTTCTACTGATAATTAATGGTCGATCGATCGATGTGCATTGATTAACTTCCCCAATCTCCGAGAAGTTGTTTATCGGCTTCGGTTTCTTGTTTGGTAGTAAATTCTTCCCACAACTCCCACTGTGCTTCAGTCCAAGAATCATCTTTTTCTGGCTGGAGTGCGATCAGTTTATCCTTAGCATCGGCAGCTGATGATGAACTATCGACAATCTCTTGTAGCTTTGAAATGAATTTTTCTAATTCATCTTCCTCATGTTTTATCG
It contains:
- a CDS encoding mobilization protein MobD-like protein, whose translation is MATIYLIDGEKGGVGKSLFCRCLLHFLEQKKIAYKLIDTDPKPDVAQIYNGIKDIQFVASDEATVMYSQTAGEVDKIIDLAMKEDVIVNLPGKVHQQVKFWIEGNNLLDEDFIKESGVSFCKFFLSNGSDISLDLLEDSLQTYKGKLPHILVRNQGLKLDWSDITNSDRFLELKSKYQFLEIDFPGLRRTDIDFIDRKKQPFARVMAQLPLLARQRVKTFLSDTMAAIEGTGKFTTSPTPATANKK
- a CDS encoding two-component response regulator NarL subfamily protein: MNKTKNHQAIAYEFKLPSATVLLIKKDPFQRLGLCKILAKQESLTIYDCADSFKGLRLAQRYQPNIIILDLEILVSSNFKLYEQLIEQSPKAQLIVCGQKIDRETILKVYSISASYYFEDGDISKLLLAIASTFEGSIYVHPLTSHLLSNNLLMPVSSLGLDSLAPKELTALKHLITGKDYQEIGQTMCISSHTVRNYICGIVKKLGLKNRTQAVVVAVCGGLLAEIQ